TTTCGTATGCATAATAATCTGCAGATAACATCAGTGTTATGTTGCCCTGCAAAAACGTTGTTTCGATTTGTCCAGGAGGCTACAACCACATAAGCGAGAGCCTCCATACTTTGAACGACATGAACCAGGAGGAGATGGCGCTCGGTGGCCACAACTCCTACGACGAGTCCCAGGAGTACGGTCTCGAGACGCCGCAGTCTCACCCACCCTATTTGGACTCGAGTCCCGAGTTCTACCCTTCCACGTCCGCCGTCGTGCACGAATCAAAGTTCCAGCCCACTTACACGACGAGCAAGGAGTATTCCAGACGTAAGTGACACCACTGTTATCATTGGCCTATCCTTGTGTAAGCCAACTGACCAACAACTTCTGCTGTGGGTGTCATGACCTTCCATACCGTGGTCATCAAACCGATGTATCGTACATGATGAGGAATATGTTGCTGATATAGTTCCTTTATATTAGAAATATTGTTGCCCAACTTTGTGCACGCCTGCTTTTTGCCCTTTATAATTAAGGTAAACTAAAAAGGAAGGTTAAGCTGGATGGGTAAATTAAGCTTATCTAATATTAGAAGCGTCAGTCTTAACGTGAGCTGATAAGCCAGAAGAGACGCAAACGTGAAAGACGGGTTTGTATAGTTCCCGCGCTCTCTCCTTGTAATGTCATGAGATTTGGACAGCACCTGTTGGTGGATAGTACATAGTTTATCGATGAACAAGGGCGACCAGGCATTCTAATGTAACCGATGACTGAACCAAGTGAGTTTCGAGAACTTATTTTGAACCAACATGGGACCCAAGCATGCGTAAAAAGGTAAAAACAGCGTAGCAATAACCAACGTAATTAAAAAAGGAATACCCTTCGTTTTCTCCCATAATAACCAATGTTTTCCCTCCACATAGGCGCAGATCGATTATTGAAAATATAATATCCCCAGACTAAACTAACTTAGTTTAGCTCTTTAGTGACCCTTTAAGTAGAGTTCCTGATCGGTTGACCCAGTGTCCAATTTCTTACCTGTCTTAAGTGACGCTCTCTGGGGAAGTTCTCTTTTCTCCCGTCAAAGGCTGTGTGTCTGATGTCTTCTTCCGCATTTCCTTTATCTGACTGCAGCGAGGTACTCCCACCACGACATGGGCCTCCCCGAGCGCTACACGGGCGCGCATCACTACGAGCCCCCCTTCCAGACGGTACCCACGGCCGTCCAAAGCGCTGCCGACCACTGGGCAGCGGCCGCCGCCGCCCACCAGAACGGCGTGGCAGCCGCAGCCGCAGCCGCGGCCGCAGCCAACGGCGGCGTACCACCGccccaccaccatcaccacccgTCGTCATTCGGACCCCTGCACGCGCTTCGTGGCGACGGTCCTCTGGGCCACCTGAGTTCCGGCGCGCTGCAGCGATCGCACCTCGTCGCCGGCGGCGACAGCAAGCCTGTCATCCAAGCGGCCGTTTTAGCAGGTTATTCTGGTGTGTCCTTGGACTAACCCTCACCGTTCTGCTTGCCCGTGGAAGCGATACCGTTAGGGGGTGTTTCTACCCCAGATTTCATCTCCTAATACTATTTGATTTGTTGTAATTGTTCTGCCCATCAGGCAAGAGAAACTCATCCATGTTGCACTTCTACGACTAATATCCCATGCTTAATTGGAGGGTTCTGTGCGTGACACTCACGGTAAAGTACGTGGGCTGTACTTGGAATATATTTTTATGCAGCTATGAGGAAATTGTGTCTCCTGGTGAATAATTTCTGGCGCTGAACATAACTGCGACATAATCAATGCTGTGGAACACTTTTAGGGTACCAACATTTCCGACTGGTTACACAGGGTGGTACTTAAAGTACAATAGGGAAAATAGTTGTTCTGTTGTATTTGAATAGGACAGGGAAGTTGACTTTGTCTTGCAATCAAAATATATTCAGAAAGGCAATGAAGGTACATTTTCTGTACCACTAGCATTAATTTGTTCAACTATGTTAGTAGCTACTCACTCAAGCACACGATTAAGTTTTCCTCGACAGTATTTTTTATTGTGCATTGTGTTGTGAACTTACCTTGAAATCTGCTTTGTAAAATGGGACATCATTGTAACTCGTGTGCCTGCAAGCTAGTATATTAGAACAGAGAAAACAGTAGCTTCTCTGTGAGTAAAGACATATGTGCCACATGTGAAATGTAAAGGATTTAAGGTGAGCTCACCAGTGTCAAAAACCATGTGTATGTGCATAAATTTGTGCTTGAGCTCAGTGCCTCTCTGATGAGAAAAAATATACTTGAATTAAATTAAACTGAGATTTATGCTTAGAGTAGTTTCTTGCTTTACTTcacatttttatttttgcagCGCCACAAATGTATGTAGACTTGCAAAATAGATGTGCAAAAATAACGTAATGAACAACTTAAGGTGTATTATTATTCTTACTCAGGCATGACCCAACTTCTAGCTTTGCAttttctttattgcagtgttTGAAGGCCTGTTGCTTTTGTGCATGGCTTTAATGTGGAATGCTACATGGATGAGCTTTGCTCTTGGCTGTGCTTTTCAAAGCATTTTTCACTTTTTTGTTGTTGCCTTCGGCATTCCTGCTTGTAAATTCTCCTTGTTGCTTCCTGCTTCCACAGTAAACAGAATGGTATTGAAGTGGCTCAGAACGATGCTGTTTGTCCCACGGTGATTGTAGAGACATGCTAGTGCTATCATAAATTTGATGGCTTCAAAAATCTTAACCTCACCAAACATTTGACATCAAGGCGCATTCATGGATCTTCATATCGCTGTGGGTGGTCTGCAATCCAGCAACAGACTGAGCCACTTCAACCATCATGCTAACTTATATTGTTTCATGAAGTTCTCACAATTCATGACTAAATTTTTTTGCTGTTGAAAACATGCTTTAGGTTTTCAAAGCTTTTATCATAAATTTGGGTGTGCTGTAAACAAAGGCAAAATTGTCTTGTCAGTAGCGTCAGATGATGAAGACTGCTGATGATATAATATCAATAGTTGACAATGTGAGAGATTGAGCAATTTGGTATTACATGACCAAACTTTTTTAGTGCGCAGGAAGCACAGACCTGTCTTTTCCCTTTTATGTACTTTGTTTCTCAATGCAAGAGAAGTTTGATCGACAGTTAGGCCAGAACTCATTACTTATAGTACTATATGCTAGTCTTCCTTTTAGACTCATTCAGCTGCTTGTATGCACTTAATTACTGCCGATTTTCTTGCACTGATAGGTTTTCATGGTTGCACTGATCTTGTAAAGACCAGTATGTTTGCATGTTTCCAGCTTATTTTACTGTAGCTTTCTACTACTATACCTATAGCAATAGCATGGCAGCAACTTTGACTACTTCAGCCGGCCCATGGCTTTGTTTTCAATGCATGTTCCTAGCACATTCAAAGGCGACTTGGACAGAGCCACCCCTCTCTCCATTGCAAGCACTAATAATTGCTCGAGGTGACATATTAAAAGGACACATAATTAAGTTATTCTAAGCAGTCATGCTTTGATTCGCATGAGTGTTGCTCCCTCAGTGTAATAGAAAAACGAAATTTTGCAGTAGTGTAAGTGCACTAAATTTAAACTCATTTCTCTGATAAAAATTTTGCAAACTGAATTTTGAACAAGATGAAGCTAACATAAGATTTGAAACAAGTGTGGATTACTTCATATTGGGATGGGCCCTCAAGTAATATATCTCATGTAATTATATACTGGGACACACTAGCAGTGAAAGGCAGTCAGTTTTATGGATAGTAATTTTAAGTTTAGAACATGATTCTGTCTAAACTAATGCTTTTTTGCCTAACAATTTGGTTATGTAGCCCAATGATGATATTTAATTCTGTTCTCATCTTGTTCATCCTCTCACAGGAAGTGGCCCAATCCAGCTTTGGCAGTTCCTACTTGAGCTGCTCACTGACAAGTCCTGCCAAGGCTTCATCAGCTGGACAGGCGATGGCTGGGAGTTCAAGTTGACAGACCCGGATGAAGTGGCCCGGCGCTGGGGCGTCAGAAAAAACAAGCCCAAAATGAACTATGAGAAGCTTAGCCGAGGCCTGCGCTACTACTATGACAAGAACATCATCCACAAGACAGCTGGCAAGCGCTATGTGTACCGCTTCGTGTGCGACCTGCAGACGTTGCTGGGCTACACGCCTGAAGAGCTACATGCTATGGTTGAGCTGAAGCCCGAAAAGAAGGATGAAGACTGAGCCAATAAGCTTTGATGCTGGATTTTGTTCGCTTTAGTGTCTTTCGCGTGATTCGAGCTCATCATGAGTGGTGTTGGTGACGTGTGTTCTACGGTGCGGACTCAATGGACAGATTCCTGCTCACCCAGTGCGTGTGTATGGTGAACTGACGTGTGCTACAAGACAAGAGACTCTTTGCAAAAGCACAAACATTTTAATAACGCAGAAAGCGTTTTGAGAGCCTTTTCTTAGACGTATTGAAGCATAAGAATCGCTGGCGGTCGTTGTACCCCGCCGCCTGCAATACTGAGGTTACCTTTGTCTCACGTGGAGTTGAAGCATTAGCCTTGCTCAAGCAATTCACACTTCCATCAAATCTTCTTCCTGCTTATGTGTAGCAGGGAGACAGCACTTGCCAGGTGTCAACTTCAGTTGTTCTTGTATTTTTGTCTATGTATGTTGGAAGGTTGACCCTACTTCTGAGATGTTAatacttttattttttaaggaaatTGTCTTAATGGCACTTAACATTTCATCAAAGCACCACAGCGGTGCACTATGCAATGAGTGTTGATGAGTGAAATTGCAGTTACTCTCTGCAAGCATTGTGCCCAGAGGGAAAGATATTCCCAATGTTGTGCGAAGTCAAATCTTTACCACATGTCCTGTTTTTCAATTTTATGCCTTCATTTGCTTAAAGTGCTTCGTGTAATGTTTGCGCAATACTTCTGGCTATAGTTTTCTACACAGATGACAAAATTTTGGTCGTATGGCTTTACAAAATTGAGTGAGGTGTATCAAGGGTGTGCTGCATTTTGAGAAGTTGAAGTTCTTTCTGGCATTCAGCTGTTTCTTTTATATaatatgatgtttttttttaagtgagaaatctggccagaaaaaaaatttttatgttCCTGATTGGCTATGGCAGCGGTGCTGTCATCTCCGTAACCATAGCTTAAGCAGTGAATTGCATTAATTTCTGAACTGGAAGGTTTGTGACTTCTGCTTTCAAATGGCTGGCTAAAAAAATGCCCTTAGTCTATTATAGTTGTAGCAGTAGCCACTTTCATTAATCAGCCACCATTCTGATTTCTTCAGTAATTTATTATCTCTGAGAAACGTGGCACCATGCACATGAGCCCATGGTGTGTGAAGAGCCTAAAGAAAAGCTGATTATATTTACTTAAGCTAAAACTATTAGTAAAGCTCAAAGTTGCCAAGTACCTCTTTTCATCTTTTATCTTTGTTTTATAGTGCATTAGTCACGCAGTCGTTATTATAGTCATGAacaagaagtgttttttttttcttttcttgttgaaGCTTACCAAGCAAGAAGATACAGCAAAAAGCCAAAGTATTTCACTGTCTCATCTGTTTGCTCTTGGGAGTTTTCTGTTTTGTTGCACATGACATCAACATTTTGTCATTTGTTTTCTTGTGCTTATAACCCTGAATACCTGCCTGTCGGTGACAGCAGTTACCTTTTGCGTTGTCATGGTGCCCATCACGTTGCGACTTGGTTAAACTTGTACATAAATACATGTATATTATCAGCATCAAATTTTTACTTCATTAATGTATTTTATTAGTAACATAGCTCGATACGTTCTGCGGCATTTATAAGACGTCAGGAATAAATATAGGAGATGAGATGACTTTAGGACAGAAGCTATATTAGAATTGTGCATTTTTCTGAGTGCGGTTGAACTGCGCAGAGAAAGAGTAGATGTGCATTTTCTGTTGATGATGATTCCATGTTGTTCATGTGATGTGAATGACTTCCTCAATATATATCTTACAGTGGGCAACAGGCATCTACAGTGTTTTGTTGTCCATATAAATGATGTCCCTGTCATAACACTTGTTGAAACCAACTATTTCCTCCCTGCTATAACTTATACTTTATCCA
This Dermacentor silvarum isolate Dsil-2018 chromosome 6, BIME_Dsil_1.4, whole genome shotgun sequence DNA region includes the following protein-coding sequences:
- the LOC119456377 gene encoding protein C-ets-1 isoform X4 produces the protein MRPRPTSRRRPAIAAMARVLPPSAASSSVRRRIVAFYSRLFLRKLPTQVPPLTPGTNQKMTQALTASFSSWEKERETLNIPKDPRQWTEMDVAHWLGWAIREFSLEGVNMPSFAMKGKDMCALGKESFLTRFPPFMGDILWEHLDILQKDVEKECASLENVPSNLYESVCVPGLDEFFQQGGSFPMPEQKVTPVMNGAAAPTSQAYIDGGYNHISESLHTLNDMNQEEMALGGHNSYDESQEYGLETPQSHPPYLDSSPEFYPSTSAVVHESKFQPTYTTSKEYSRPRYSHHDMGLPERYTGAHHYEPPFQTVPTAVQSAADHWAAAAAAHQNGVAAAAAAAAAANGGVPPPHHHHHPSSFGPLHALRGDGPLGHLSSGALQRSHLVAGGDSKPVIQAAVLAGYSGSGPIQLWQFLLELLTDKSCQGFISWTGDGWEFKLTDPDEVARRWGVRKNKPKMNYEKLSRGLRYYYDKNIIHKTAGKRYVYRFVCDLQTLLGYTPEELHAMVELKPEKKDED
- the LOC119456377 gene encoding ETS-like protein pointed isoform X5; translated protein: MHKLPTQVPPLTPGTNQKMTQALTASFSSWEKERETLNIPKDPRQWTEMDVAHWLGWAIREFSLEGVNMPSFAMKGKDMCALGKESFLTRFPPFMGDILWEHLDILQKDVEKECASLENVPSNLYESVCVPGLDEFFQQGGSFPMPEQKVTPVMNGAAAPTSQAYIDGGYNHISESLHTLNDMNQEEMALGGHNSYDESQEYGLETPQSHPPYLDSSPEFYPSTSAVVHESKFQPTYTTSKEYSRPRYSHHDMGLPERYTGAHHYEPPFQTVPTAVQSAADHWAAAAAAHQNGVAAAAAAAAAANGGVPPPHHHHHPSSFGPLHALRGDGPLGHLSSGALQRSHLVAGGDSKPVIQAAVLAGYSGSGPIQLWQFLLELLTDKSCQGFISWTGDGWEFKLTDPDEVARRWGVRKNKPKMNYEKLSRGLRYYYDKNIIHKTAGKRYVYRFVCDLQTLLGYTPEELHAMVELKPEKKDED
- the LOC119456377 gene encoding protein C-ets-1 isoform X1, whose translation is MDLEFYADFSAVGHYSAQTCLKSMSARKNKVPKQIKFQLDLPTRGDLMGGEPGGGTLIAPENIKRELPDDLPPSSGPRSLGSMQKVPSLSDLSEESSLELPTQVPPLTPGTNQKMTQALTASFSSWEKERETLNIPKDPRQWTEMDVAHWLGWAIREFSLEGVNMPSFAMKGKDMCALGKESFLTRFPPFMGDILWEHLDILQKDVEKECASLENVPSNLYESVCVPGLDEFFQQGGSFPMPEQKVTPVMNGAAAPTSQAYIDGGYNHISESLHTLNDMNQEEMALGGHNSYDESQEYGLETPQSHPPYLDSSPEFYPSTSAVVHESKFQPTYTTSKEYSRPRYSHHDMGLPERYTGAHHYEPPFQTVPTAVQSAADHWAAAAAAHQNGVAAAAAAAAAANGGVPPPHHHHHPSSFGPLHALRGDGPLGHLSSGALQRSHLVAGGDSKPVIQAAVLAGYSGSGPIQLWQFLLELLTDKSCQGFISWTGDGWEFKLTDPDEVARRWGVRKNKPKMNYEKLSRGLRYYYDKNIIHKTAGKRYVYRFVCDLQTLLGYTPEELHAMVELKPEKKDED
- the LOC119456377 gene encoding protein C-ets-1 isoform X2, which produces MDLEFYADFSAVGHYSAQTCLKSMSARKNKVPKQIKFQLDLPTRGDLMGGEPGGGTLIAPENIKRELPDDLPPSSGPRSLGSMQKVPSLSDLSEESSLELPTQVPPLTPGTNQKMTQALTASFSSWEKERETLNIPKDPRQWTEMDVAHWLGWAIREFSLEGVNMPSFAMKGKDMCALGKESFLTRFPPFMGDILWEHLDILQKDVEKECASLENVPSNLYESVCVPGLDEFFQQGGSFPMPEQKVTPVMNGAAAPTSQAYIDGGYNHISESLHTLNDMNQEEMALGGHNSYDESQEYGLETPQSHPPYLDSSPEFYPSTSAVVHESKFQPTYTTSKEYSRPRYSHHDMGLPERYTGAHHYEPPFQTVPTAVQSAADHWAAAAAAHQNGVAAAAAAAAAANGGVPPPHHHHHPSSFGPLHALRGDGPLGHLSSGALQRSHLVAGGDSKPVIQAAVLAGSGPIQLWQFLLELLTDKSCQGFISWTGDGWEFKLTDPDEVARRWGVRKNKPKMNYEKLSRGLRYYYDKNIIHKTAGKRYVYRFVCDLQTLLGYTPEELHAMVELKPEKKDED
- the LOC119456377 gene encoding protein C-ets-1 isoform X6; the encoded protein is MTQALTASFSSWEKERETLNIPKDPRQWTEMDVAHWLGWAIREFSLEGVNMPSFAMKGKDMCALGKESFLTRFPPFMGDILWEHLDILQKDVEKECASLENVPSNLYESVCVPGLDEFFQQGGSFPMPEQKVTPVMNGAAAPTSQAYIDGGYNHISESLHTLNDMNQEEMALGGHNSYDESQEYGLETPQSHPPYLDSSPEFYPSTSAVVHESKFQPTYTTSKEYSRPRYSHHDMGLPERYTGAHHYEPPFQTVPTAVQSAADHWAAAAAAHQNGVAAAAAAAAAANGGVPPPHHHHHPSSFGPLHALRGDGPLGHLSSGALQRSHLVAGGDSKPVIQAAVLAGYSGSGPIQLWQFLLELLTDKSCQGFISWTGDGWEFKLTDPDEVARRWGVRKNKPKMNYEKLSRGLRYYYDKNIIHKTAGKRYVYRFVCDLQTLLGYTPEELHAMVELKPEKKDED
- the LOC119456377 gene encoding protein C-ets-1 isoform X3 gives rise to the protein MTMVLSEETPRPLVKGRAQMLPSGPPSPDSTPRLTREANNNTPVSHHHHHSHNEISRTDFKMRPPPAPKNALHKSTKELPTQVPPLTPGTNQKMTQALTASFSSWEKERETLNIPKDPRQWTEMDVAHWLGWAIREFSLEGVNMPSFAMKGKDMCALGKESFLTRFPPFMGDILWEHLDILQKDVEKECASLENVPSNLYESVCVPGLDEFFQQGGSFPMPEQKVTPVMNGAAAPTSQAYIDGGYNHISESLHTLNDMNQEEMALGGHNSYDESQEYGLETPQSHPPYLDSSPEFYPSTSAVVHESKFQPTYTTSKEYSRPRYSHHDMGLPERYTGAHHYEPPFQTVPTAVQSAADHWAAAAAAHQNGVAAAAAAAAAANGGVPPPHHHHHPSSFGPLHALRGDGPLGHLSSGALQRSHLVAGGDSKPVIQAAVLAGYSGSGPIQLWQFLLELLTDKSCQGFISWTGDGWEFKLTDPDEVARRWGVRKNKPKMNYEKLSRGLRYYYDKNIIHKTAGKRYVYRFVCDLQTLLGYTPEELHAMVELKPEKKDED